In Gemmatimonadota bacterium, the genomic window AACTTCGGGGGGAATACCGATTTGCCGAGTCTGGATCAGTATATCATTTGCCTCTGTTATTGGTAGCGCAGAGAGGAAGATGGCGTCTGGATTCGATTCTTTTATTCGGGTTAATTGATCTGAAAAGTCGGTCTGACCAACCTGGAAGGACTCTGTGATCAGAACCTCGACGCCGTTTTGAAGGAGTGTTTCTTTGATTATTGCGTCGCTATTTTGGGCAAAGACGTCGCCAGCCTGGAATATTGTGGCTACCTTTTGATAGCCGAGTTGCTCATGTGTTGTTCTGACACCGCCGGGTATAAGCCAGTTGACCGTGAGACTGGTGCGGAAGAGAAAATCGCCCATTGCGCTGAGGCCAGGGGAGGCTGAGGTTGGACTAATCGCCACGACTTCATTTTGTTGGGCGATGGGAAACGCTTCTTTGGCATCACTTGAGGTGAATGGACCGATGATGACGGATACGCCATCGCGATGAATCAGTTTGTTATAAGCTTCGACAGAGCCTTCCGGGGTGCTGCGATTGTCTTCCATAATGAAATTGATTTTTGCCCCGCCGAGTAGCGATGAACGGTTAATTTCTTCGCGTGCGAGGTCGAAGCCAGCTATAAGCAACTGACCACCTGCACCGAGTTGACCCGTCAGAGGCAGGACGATGCCAATGGTAATTTCTGCTGGGAGACCTTCTAATGTCAGTTGTGCTTTCTCGCCGATGGGCAAGTTGAGCCGTACTTTGTCGCCTTCGTTAATTGGAATGCTGGACCAGGATCCGATCTCAATTCCGTCCTGTGAGGCGCGCGCTTGATAATACCCATTGCCCGCTGTGATCTCTATCCGCGTTTGACCGTTCTCATCGGTCGTATTTGACCACTGATAATCCGGTTTTTGTCCCGCAATAGAACGCGCAAATTCTACTTTTGCCCCGCTCACAGGTGCGTCATTCTGCTGCACAGTAGCTATGACTACAGCGTTTTGCTGGGCAGCCAATTTGCTCAGGGGACGGCCAATTTGTTCGTCTGTCCCGATTTCTGACTGCGTTACGCGGTCACCGCCACAGTTCCATATTATTCCTGCGGCAAGGGCTATTGCGATTATAACGCGAATATTTTGCAACATGGTGGTCTCCTGAAAGCGGTATAGAGAAAATCCCAGAATGGTTTTTCCCATTCTGGGATTTTTTGTGCGAGATGGTCGGGTGTCTATCCCGTCAGTTGTGCGTGAAATTCTGTCCAGTCATCGAGGTTGTTCAAGTTGACGGCGTCGAGAATTGTGCCGTCGTCGTCAATGCCTGCTGCACCGAGGATGGCCCCGCGGACATCGTCTGCGTGGTTATAACCCTCGATTGCCGCGTTGAGTTCTGCAACGGCATTGCTGTCGAGGCTGCCGCCGCTCTGTGCGATTACCCATGCTTCGAATTCCGGATAAGATGGTATATTTTCAGTGAGATAGGCGACGGTGGCATCGCGGTCGAGACCCAGTCCATCGAGAACCATCTGGTCGTAACCCATGCCGCACTGGTCATATCCTTCTTCGAGGTTGCCCGTGGCGCCCAACAGGACTTTGCTCCACAGGCGAGGAAGGTGGAGTACGCCCGCTGGTCCTGCTACACCTGAACTGATGAGGGGGATTGTTCCTGCCATTTTTTACTCCTTTTGAATATGGTTCATCGACCAGCACGCGAATGATTGGGGAGGTGCTGGTGCGATCTGAACCGCGTTAAACGAATCAGCGAATCAACGAATAGACGAATAGACGAAGCGAGGTACAACTGGTTCAAGCCAGTTTGTCAGCGCATCGGTATGGTCGTTTATTTTGCCAAAACACCTTTTTGATCTTTGTTGAGTGTCCACGTATCGACTATACCGTTTGAATATGTTATGGTAAGTTGTGTGCCGATAAATTCATATTTCGTTCCGTTATCGTGGGTGAGTGTGACGCGCGCATCGTCAGAGGAGATTTGTCCCGTGCCATTTTGGGGGGTTGTGTCATAAACTACATCTGTACTATCTGTTTCTACCGAGCCGATTCTGAGTTTGGATTGGTATGTAAATGCCATGTCCTGAAGATCGTATAAACGGTCGATGACTCTGATGCTCTGTCTGTCGTCGGTTACGGAAAGATGTACTTTAGCCTGGGTGGGTGTGGTTGGAAACCATTCGATGAGGCCGCTGATTTGCGGGCTCTGGATGATTTCACCCTGCGCGGGTTTGCGAGATTCCAACAGCCAGGTTCCGCGAAGCTCTGCCTGGTATTTGATGTCGTCGCCACAACCAATTAATAAGGCACAAAAGACGAGTGTTATAGATGTGCGCCACATAAAAATCTCCTGTCAAAACATCGATGCAAATAGAATCCGTCATTATCCCGCCGCGAACAATAAAAAGGGAATTAGTGCGTTGTCAAGGACAAACTGTTGTGTGTAATAGGTTCTCGTTCTATATTTTGAAGTGTGATCCGCAGATGGACGCAGATAGACGCAGATGAAAAAGAGAGGCTGTGAAGTGTAAAGCGTGAAGGGAGCGATGGAAATGGAAGAGATAGCGCACAGACCAAAGCGGTCTTTGAAAAGCTATTTCGGCATTGCGCTGAGGGGCGTGTGCATGGGGGCTGCCGATGTTGTGCCCGGTGTGTCGGGGGGCACGATGGCGCTGATTACGGGGATTTATGAAGAGCTGATTCTTTCGATCCGTTCTTTTGATGCGCGATCTGCGCGGCTTCTGATTGGGGTGAGAATAAGAGAATTGCTCGATTATGTGCGATGGCCTTTTTTGTGCGCTCTTGTCGCGGGGATTCTCGTTGCGATTTTTTCACTGTCGCGCGCGATTACTTATTTGCTGGAGAATGAGCCTGTTTTCCTGTGGTCCTTTTTCTTTGGGCTGGTGCTGGCATCTGTTTTTACGGTGGGGAGGCGCATCCCGCAGTGGAATTTGAGAATGTTTTTGGGTGCTTTTGGAGCAACACTATGTGCGTATTTTCTGGTCGGGCTGGTGCCGGTTGAAATGCCTCATAGCCCGCCGTATATTTTTGCTTCTGCTGTGGTTGCGATTTGCGCGATGATTTTGCCCGGTATTTCCGGGTCCTTTGTGCTGGTTTTGCTGGGGCAATATCCGTATCTTCTCAACGCGCTCAATACATGGGATCTGTTTACAATTGCTCTTTTTGGTGCAGGTGCTGTAGTCGGACTTATGGCGTTTTCGCGCGTTTTGAACTGGTTTTTTCGGCATTATCACGATTTGACGATTGCGCTGTTGACCGGGTTGATGCTGGGGTCGCTCAGGAAGATCTGGCCGTGGAAAGAGACGCTGGAGACGATGGTCAATGGGCACGGCGAGGTGGTGCCTCTCGTTCAGGTGAATGCGTTGCCCGAGGTGTGGTCGGGCGAGGTGATGGGGGTAATGGGTCTCGCGCTTTTGGGGCTGGTGCTGGTGCTCGTTCTCGAGCGTTTGGCCGGACGCAGGAGGTGAGATTCTGAATTTTTCTTGACAGGTCCGTGTTTTGGAAAATACATTGGCACGAAGATTTTTTTCATCCTTAAACTATCGAGGTAAATATGGCAAATTCAGATTACACAATTGGCGTGGTTGGCGTTGGGCGAATGGGCGCGAATATTGCGCGTCATCTCAACGATGAGGGGTTTTCGGTCAGGGCGGTGTACGATATTCGCGCAGAGGTCGCATCAGATCTTGCCAGCGAGTTGGGTTGTGAGGCGCATACGGAACTCGCGGGTGTGACGGCTGCAGCAGATTATATTATTACGGTTGTGACAGATGACGCTGCAATGGGAGCCATTTATGCCGAGTCTGGCGATAGTCTGCTGCAGGGTGCTCAGGGCAAGGTTTTTATCAATTGTGCGACGATTACGCCACAGATTCACGTGGATGTCGAGGGCCTTGCAGAGCAGGCGGGGGCCAATAGTCTGGAAGGGTGCATGGCCAGTAGTATTACACAGGCGCGTGAGGGTACGCTTTATTTGATGTGTGGCGGTAAGCGCGCTGTTTTTGACCAGGCGAGTCCGATTCTCGAGTCTATGAGTACAAATTTGATCTATATCGGCGAAGCGGGGCAGGCCGCGCAGGTCAAGGCGCTTGTCAATATGGTTATGAATATCAATACCGCTGGCCTGGCAGAGGGGCTGGGGTTGGGTGCCGCGCTCGGCCTGGATTTGAATATGCTCATGGAGGTGTTTTCACAAACGGGAGCAAATTCCCGCGTGCTGGAGACCGATGGGGAAGATATGGTCATCCGCGATCACGAATGTTATTTTTCTGCCGACCATGCGGCGAAAGATTCGGGGATTGCGCTTTCACTCGCTCAGGACGTGGGTCTCAATCTTCCATTGGCAGGGGCGACAAAAGCCCAATTTGAGCTTTTGAAAGAGAAGGGCAAGGGCGATCTGGACAAATCGGGTGTTGCCGAGTTGACTTTCCCGGGGCGGGATGATTAGGTGATACAGACACGAGATCTCATAGCGGCTATTGACCGGGAGTGGGTGGCTGATCGGACCCTGGAATTGGTCGATATATACAGTGTTACTATGGATGAAGCCGAAGTCTGCCGCGCATATTGCGATATGATGCGTGGGATTGGGTTGGAAGTCGATGTGCGGGAGGTCACGCCGGGGCGGAATAATCTCTACGCGCGTATAGCAGGGCAGGGGAATGGTCCCGCGCTGATGCTCAATGGGCATCTCGATACGATCCCCGTGGGGGACTGTCCGCCCGCTCGTCGCGAGGGCAATCGCGTGTACGGGCGGGGGTCAACCGATATGAAGGGGGGGATGGCTGCGGCTTTGGGCGCGGTTAAGGCGCTCATGGAAAGTGGTGTGGAATTGCGGGGTGATTTGTGGCTGACGGCGGTTGTGGGGCACGAGGAGGTCGAGGCGCAAAAGGACGGACCATGGGCGCTGATTGCCGATCGCAATAGCGGTCGGATTGGTGGCGACCGGATTTTGATTGTCGAGGGGCGCGACGCGCTGTGGGTGATGAGTATGGGGTCGATGGTTTTTACCATCACGCTCGAATCGGACGCTGGTGGTAAGCACACGCAGTACGTGCCTTTTTCGGAGAATCCGATCCGCTTTGTGGGCGCGCTTATCGAGCGGATCCATCAGTATCAGCTTGAACTCGACGCTGGGCCGGCACACGCGCTTGCTGGCGCAGAGCGGATTGATCTGGGTATTGTCAACGGGGGCGACTATTTTAATCGCACGCCTCTGTGTTGCACCTTGACCGGGACCCGGCGCTGGTCGCCGGGGCGCACTGCGCCACAGGTGTTGGCGGAGTTGGAAGATCTGGCGCGGCCATTTGCCGAAGCCGGGAAGTTGAGACTGCGGGTCGAGATGGAGCACGAGCGCGAGCCTTTTGATACCCGTGCCGACGATGCGGCAGTGCAAGCGGTTGCCCGGGCGCACACGCAGGTGACGGGCCGGGATGCAGAGTTGGTGGGGATGCGGATTGTGGGGGATGCCAATTTATACGTGCATGGGACAGGAATGCCGACTTTTTATTACGGTCCTTCGAATGAGACGGCACACGCAGATGTGGAGTGGGTGGAGGTAGATCGGCTGGAGCGGGCAGCGCAGGTGTACGCGTTGGCTGCGGTCGATTATTGTGGCATCGCAGGTGAGAGATGATTGTGTGACGGAGTCTTTCAGTACAAAAGACAAAAGGTCTGTGCAATGCGTGTGCAGCCCTTTTGCTTTTTGTGGTTACCTGTTGGTGTCTTTTGGGAGGTCGAGGTATTTGACAAAGGCCACTTCGTTGCGCGCTTCGTTGTAGATCAATTCGTCTGCGCTGGTTTTGACCATCAACAGGCCAAAGCCGCCCGGGCGCAACCCCTGGTTTTCTCTGACGCTCATGTGGGCGATGGGATCATCGGGGTTGTTGAGGGCCGCATGTTCGAGTTCATCCATGTCAAAGCCCGATCCGGGATCTGCTATGCGGAACATGAGCATGCGCTCAAAGCGGAGAAATGCGATTCGAACTTTTTTGCTCGGGTCGAGCTTTCCCCCCCATTCAATGGCATTGGCGAGGAGTTC contains:
- a CDS encoding DUF5069 domain-containing protein — encoded protein: MAGTIPLISSGVAGPAGVLHLPRLWSKVLLGATGNLEEGYDQCGMGYDQMVLDGLGLDRDATVAYLTENIPSYPEFEAWVIAQSGGSLDSNAVAELNAAIEGYNHADDVRGAILGAAGIDDDGTILDAVNLNNLDDWTEFHAQLTG
- a CDS encoding DUF368 domain-containing protein, with amino-acid sequence MALRGVCMGAADVVPGVSGGTMALITGIYEELILSIRSFDARSARLLIGVRIRELLDYVRWPFLCALVAGILVAIFSLSRAITYLLENEPVFLWSFFFGLVLASVFTVGRRIPQWNLRMFLGAFGATLCAYFLVGLVPVEMPHSPPYIFASAVVAICAMILPGISGSFVLVLLGQYPYLLNALNTWDLFTIALFGAGAVVGLMAFSRVLNWFFRHYHDLTIALLTGLMLGSLRKIWPWKETLETMVNGHGEVVPLVQVNALPEVWSGEVMGVMGLALLGLVLVLVLERLAGRRR
- a CDS encoding NAD(P)-dependent oxidoreductase; translation: MANSDYTIGVVGVGRMGANIARHLNDEGFSVRAVYDIRAEVASDLASELGCEAHTELAGVTAAADYIITVVTDDAAMGAIYAESGDSLLQGAQGKVFINCATITPQIHVDVEGLAEQAGANSLEGCMASSITQAREGTLYLMCGGKRAVFDQASPILESMSTNLIYIGEAGQAAQVKALVNMVMNINTAGLAEGLGLGAALGLDLNMLMEVFSQTGANSRVLETDGEDMVIRDHECYFSADHAAKDSGIALSLAQDVGLNLPLAGATKAQFELLKEKGKGDLDKSGVAELTFPGRDD
- a CDS encoding M20 family metallopeptidase — protein: MIQTRDLIAAIDREWVADRTLELVDIYSVTMDEAEVCRAYCDMMRGIGLEVDVREVTPGRNNLYARIAGQGNGPALMLNGHLDTIPVGDCPPARREGNRVYGRGSTDMKGGMAAALGAVKALMESGVELRGDLWLTAVVGHEEVEAQKDGPWALIADRNSGRIGGDRILIVEGRDALWVMSMGSMVFTITLESDAGGKHTQYVPFSENPIRFVGALIERIHQYQLELDAGPAHALAGAERIDLGIVNGGDYFNRTPLCCTLTGTRRWSPGRTAPQVLAELEDLARPFAEAGKLRLRVEMEHEREPFDTRADDAAVQAVARAHTQVTGRDAELVGMRIVGDANLYVHGTGMPTFYYGPSNETAHADVEWVEVDRLERAAQVYALAAVDYCGIAGER